Below is a genomic region from Prolixibacteraceae bacterium.
GTCTATGTCAATATCGAACACTTGTTTGTCAAAATCGATATCATGACTACCTAAATCGGTTTTGATGTATCCAAAGTCGAGATCTGTAATCGAAATTGATGTGGCAAATGAGGTTGCATCTAGTGAGCTATTAATATTTCCGTCAAACGATAATAGAAGCTCTATGGTTAATTGGTCTTTGTTTAATTCATTTTCAAAGTTTAATGTAGCATTGTTGATCGGAAGTTGATAACTGTTAGTCCCTGGGATTGCAATGATGTCAAATTCTAAAGGAGTGATAACACCTCCCGTTGATTTACTTGCATCTTTAAACCGAACTTTAAGGTTTGCATCAAGATCTAACATCGGATTGGTTATAGCTACATTTAATGAACCACTCTTTATATTGGCCTCAAAAAGTTTTAGTGTGCTATTTTCCACCGTAGATGTAATGATCGCTACCTTTTTATTTAATGCTAAAGGGGGTATCGGTATTGGTAAGCCTGTAGGGTTTGGAATAGCAGGAATATTGATATTAAAATCTCCGATAGACATTTGTTGAGGGAAGCCGTAAAGCTCCTGTAAGTTATATTCAATAACATCATTTTCAGAATAGGTAAACCATAATGTCCCGTCATCTTTTTTAATGATGTTTTCTGAATCATTACCTTCAATAAAATCCCACAAAGTAAACTTGCCATAGGCTACCGGAGCTGCCACATTTGTATTTATGTCTTTGATGTCAATGTCATCAAATTTATAATTGTCACTTGAACAGCTGAAAAATATAGCGATGAAAAGAGATGTCATTAGGGGAATGACACGGGTTGTTTTTGAGATCATAATACAGTATTTGATATGTTGGTTATTACGTTTCATCTATTTAAACAATATTAATGAGTGATATGTTTAACATACAATCGTATTTTTCTTATTTATACCATATTAGCATGAAATATATCGTATTGATACTACTGGTGGTCTCTTCTTTCTCTTTGTCTGGAATGTGTCCAAAAGATACAGTGAAGGCGAGCCATAGAGTTAGTTTTAAGGATTCATTGGACGGAGCCTTTGATGTGAGTGATTTTTTGGCAACGAAAAAAGGATTTATCGTTATTCCTGGTATTATAACTAACCCTGCAGTGGGTTATGGTGGATATGGTTCTGTTTTATTTATACATAGTTCATTTGCTGAGAGTAAAGGTTTTCCTACCATAACGGGTGTTATGGGTGGAGGTACAGAGAATGGAACATGGTTGGCTGGGGTCTATCATATGCAGTCGTGGAAAAAGGATCGTTTACGATTTACTGGTTTTGCTGGATATACTGATGTTAATCTTCGATTTTATGGAAGAGGCTTTACGGATCTTTTACAACAATATAAGGTGATGCTTAATATGCAAGCATGGGCTGTTCTTTCTGATTTATCATATAGGATATCAGATTCTCCATTCTTTGTTGGTGCTCGGTATGTCTTTGTGAATAATGATTCCAAGTTTAGCCCCTCTTTTGATCTTATAAAGGAGGATTATAAGTCCACCGTTAGTGAGTTAGGTGTTGTGTTTTCTTATGATACAAGGAATAACTTTTTTTCTCCTACAAAAGGAATAAAAGGAGAGATTAATTATCAGTACAGTGGAACATGGTTGGGAGCAGACAATAACTATTCAAGACTTTATAGTTACATGTTTGGATATATTCCGATCAATAGAAAGAATATTATCGGACTGAGAGGAGAATATGATGTGGCATTTTCAGGTGTTCCATTCTATATGGAGCCTTTTGTTACTCTGAGAGGTGTTGGGTTAATGAGATATCAAGACGAGCAAGTGTTTGAAGTGGAAACGGAATATCAATTTCCTATCTATAAGAGGTGGTCGGGTGTTGCATTTGCTGGTGTTGGAGATGCTTGGGGTACCTCTTCATCGTTTTTTGAAGATGATATTGTTGTAAGTGGTGGTTTTGGTTTTAGATATAGAATAGCAAGAAAATTTGGAATGAATATGGGTATTGATTTTGCCTGGAGTAGTGACTCTTTCGCCTTTTCAATAGTTTTCGGAAGTGCGTGGTTAAGGAATTAAATTAAAGCAATTGTTCCAAATGGAATAATTGCTTTAATTTAGAAGATCACACCTTTATATGTGAATTTATCGTCTCATAAATTCGGAGCATATGATTGATGTGGCCATTGCCACATTCAATGATTCAGAGCCTTTCTCTTGTCTAAAAGAAGGGATGGTTATTTTATTTGTGACAAGAGATTCAATAGACTCAGAAATACCTTTCCCCTCATTTCCCATTACGACAATACCTTGCTTAGGAAGTTCTTCTGAGTAGATGTTTTTTCCATCTAGGAAGGTTCCAAATATATTGATATTGTTCTGGGTCGCTTGGTCGATGATGTGGTGTAGATCATCATAGTATACTTTAACACGAGCGATAGCTCCCATTGTAGACTGTATCACCTTATTGTTATAGACGTCGACGGTATCTTTTGAACATATGATGTTATCAATTCCAAACCAATCAGCGATGCGGATAATCGTTCCTAAATTCCCAGGATCTTGGATATTATCTAATGCAATGGTGATTTTGTTATGCAGCATATCTATGGAAAACACATCTGGTTCAATGGCCATGAGTGCTATGGCATTAGAAGGGGTAGTCAAATGAGATGCTTTTTCAATAGATTTTATTGATGTCTCTACAAGTGTAATATTCTTACGCTGTGATAGATTTAATAGCTTATCATATGCTTCTGGTGCAGCGTATATTATTTTTATGGGATGATTCGCTAAAATTAGATCTTCAATTATTTTTGCTCCTTCCGCGATATAATGTTTTTCTTGCTTTCGATACTTCTTTTGAGAAAGACTTTTAATGTATTTAATTCTGTTTTTTGACAGCTCTTCCATATGCAGATAAATTTATACAAAGCTACATCTTCATTTTTTTCGTTACAAAAAATCAAACAATTATATTTCATTTGGTTGATTTTTATTTAAAACTCAATTTTATAGACTATTTTTGTAAAAACTGGTTAAAATGATATTTAAGTTAATATATTTATTGACTTAAGTGTCGATGAATTACTTTTTGAGAAATATGGTGCTAGATTTAAAACGCATATATAAATATTTACTACTGTTAGGATTTGCCTTCATAGTAGCATGTAATCCAACTAAATATGTTCCTGCGGATCAATATCTTCTAAATAAGGTGGATATAAAGTTGGACACTAAAGGGGTAGGAAAGAAAGAACTTCGTCCATATTTACGACAGGAACCCAATGTTCGTATTCTAGGTTTCTTGCGTTTTCATTTAGGACTGTACAATTTATCACCAAAGAAGAAAAAAGAGAGTTTCTGGACACGAATTGGAGAGGCTCCAGTTGTGTATAGTAGAGCTAAAACAGAGCGTAGTAGAGAAGAGATGCTAAAACATCTCCGCAATTTAGGTTATTATCATGCTTCTATTCGTGATTCTGTTACAAAGAAGAAGAATATGGTGGATGTCACCTATTTTGTGAAATTGGGGGCTCCATATTTAATTTCAAGTTTTGATGTTGAGGTTAAAGATACTACTGTTGTTGAGGTGTTGGATAAAATAGATCCAAATAAATTGGTAAAAAAAGGGGATAAATTTGATGTAAATAAGTTAGATGTCTTCCGCAAAGATATCAAGAAAGAGGCTCAAAAACAGGGGTTCTATAAGTTCGATGAAGATGAAATCTATTATACGGCAGATACATTAGGTCGAAAAACGAGTGTTGGTTTGACCATGGTTGTTCAACCCAAACGAGTATTGGTGAACGATACGATTGTGTTGGAGCCAAATAGAAAATATAAGATTAGACAATATAAGATTTTTGCTCAGTTCGACCCTAAACGACTTATATTATCGTCAGAGCCTTTGGTCTTTGATACAGTAAAGATTGATAATTATGTGTTTTTGTACGATCGTACTTTGCGAGTAAATCCAAAACTCATTATTAGAGCCAACCACATTGATGATTCAGAGTTCTATTCATCATTCAATGTCGATCGTACTTATAGTCAATTAACCCAGTTAAAGCTCTATCGTGCGATGAATATTCAGTTTATCGATACAAAAAAAGAGTCAGAAGATGGTTATCCTCTTTTAGATTGTGTGATGCAGCTAACACCTAATACAGAACAGTCATACTCATTTGAACTGGAGGGAACCAATACCTCTGGGAATTTAGGTGTGGGTTCAAACCTGGCTTATCAGCATAAGAACTTATTTACTGGTGGAGAGCGGATTGACGTGAAGTTTAGTGGTGCTATTGAGAGACAGCGTTATGGTACCCAAGATACGATTAAGTTGTTTAATACATTGGAAGGGGGAGTTGATGGTAAATTTACCATACCGAAATTCTGGTTTCCTTTTAATTCAGATAACTGGTTTAACTACTCTACGCCACAAACCCAATTTGTGATGTCCTACAACTACCAACAACGACCTGATTATACTAGAACTATTGTTCGTTCTGGTTTTGGTTATAGGTGGAAATCGAGTCAGTTCTCTTCGCACGAAGTTAACCCTTTGGATCTATATTTAGTTCGTATGTTTGCTTTGGACCCTGATTTTGTTGAGTCTATCGAAAATCTAACAATCCGAAGCTCCTATACCGATCACTCTATCTTTGCATTCTCGTATAGTTACACATACAATACGCAAAATATGAGAAAACGTTCCGACTATTGGTACTTGTTTACTAAGGTGGAGACGTCGGGGAATCTTTTGCAATTAATTAATACTTCCCTTAATAAAGAGAAGACTGATTTTGAGAGTAATCCTGTTCCACAATATACTTTTTTTGATACCCCATATGCGCAATATTTTAAGTTTAATGTGGATTTGAGAAGAGGTCAAGTGATTGATAAATACAATACTTTGGTCTTTAGAAGTTATTTGGGAATTGCTGTTCCATATGGCAACTCGGTACAGGTTCCTTTTGAGCGTAAATATTATGCTGGAGGTGCAAATGATATAAGAGGATGGGGTGCACGAACATTAGGGCCTGGCTCATATAAAGCGAACCCAACAGACTATCCAAATCAGGTCGGAGACATTAAAATAGAGGCTAATGTTGAATATCGTTTCAATATGATTGGAGTATTAGAAGGGGCTTTGTTCTTTGATGCGGGTAATATTTGGTCTATAGATGACAACCGTGTAGGGGCAGAGTTTGACTTTAAACGTTTTTATAAGGAGTTTGCAGTGAGTACAGGAGTCGGAGCAAGACTTAATTTTGACTATGCCATTATTCGTGGTGATTTAGGTATTAAATTACGTGATCCGTCAGAGCCAGAAGGGCAAAGATGGATTCCTACCAATAGAAAATTTAAAAGTACAGATTTTGTCTTCTCGATAGCTATCGGATATCCATTCTAGTCAAGTGATTTTTCTGCTCTATAACATGTGAATTCGTTTTTTATTTGTACATTTGCCTGTCGACTGATTTAAATCATTATAAGGTATTGATGGTTTGGATTATATGGAGATAATAATATTAAAGAAATTCAGATTTTTTTATACAATAATTTTACGAAGCTATGAGTGCTAATTTATTTCAAGAGATTAAGCCAGGTGTAGTTACTGGTGACGATCTAACTAAACTTTTTGATATTTGTAAAGCAAACAACTTTGCACTTCCTGCAGTAAACGTAGTAGGAACTGACTCTGTTAACGCTGTTATCGAGTCTGCAAAAGTTGCAAATTCTCCAGTGATTGTACAGCTTTCTAATGGTGGAGCTGCTTTCTTTGCAGGAAAAGGGTTAAAGTTAGAAGGTCAACAGGCTCAAATCCTAGGTGGAATTGCTGCTGCACATCACGTACATACTGTTGCTGAAGCATATGGTGTTCGCGTTGTTCTTCATACTGACCATGCTGCAAAAAAACTTCTTCCTTGGATTGACGGACTTTTAGATGCTAGTGAAAAGCATTTTGCTGCAACTGGTGCACCTCTATATAGTTCACACATGTTAGATCTTTCAGAGGAGCCTCTTGAAGAGAACGTTGCGATCTGTAAAGAATATCTTACTCGTATGTCTAAAATGGGTATGACTTTAGAGATTGAGTTAGGAATTACAGGTGGTGAAGAAGATGGTGTTGATAATTCAGATATTGACAACTCATTACTTTATACACAGCCAGAAGAGGTATGTTATGCATACGAGCAGTTGATGGAAGTTTCTCCAAACTTCACTATTGCAGCTTCTTTCGGTAACGTACACGGTGTATACAAGCCAGGTAACGTTGTGTTGAAGCCTTCTATCTTAGGTGATTCTCAAAAATATATCCAAGAAAAACTTGGTACTTCAGAGAAGCCAGTAAACTTCGTATTCCACGGTGGATCAGGATCAACTCTTGAGGAGATTCGTGAAGCAATTGGATACGGTGTGATCAAGATGAACATTGATACTGATACTCAGTGGGCTACTTGGGATGGAATTCGTGTGTTTGAAGCAGCAAACCATGACTATCTTCAAGGACAGATCGGAAACCCAGAAGGTGACGATAAGCCAAACAAGAAATATTATGATCCACGTGTATGGTTACGTAAAGGACAAGAGTCTTTGATTGCTCGTCTTCAAGTAGCATACTCTGACCTAAACGGTTTGGATAAAAACTAATAACTAACAAACGTTAGGTTATTAAATTATATAAGGGCAGCTCTTTAGAGTTTGCCCTTT
It encodes:
- a CDS encoding outer membrane protein assembly factor, which codes for MKYIVLILLVVSSFSLSGMCPKDTVKASHRVSFKDSLDGAFDVSDFLATKKGFIVIPGIITNPAVGYGGYGSVLFIHSSFAESKGFPTITGVMGGGTENGTWLAGVYHMQSWKKDRLRFTGFAGYTDVNLRFYGRGFTDLLQQYKVMLNMQAWAVLSDLSYRISDSPFFVGARYVFVNNDSKFSPSFDLIKEDYKSTVSELGVVFSYDTRNNFFSPTKGIKGEINYQYSGTWLGADNNYSRLYSYMFGYIPINRKNIIGLRGEYDVAFSGVPFYMEPFVTLRGVGLMRYQDEQVFEVETEYQFPIYKRWSGVAFAGVGDAWGTSSSFFEDDIVVSGGFGFRYRIARKFGMNMGIDFAWSSDSFAFSIVFGSAWLRN
- a CDS encoding RNA methyltransferase, with translation MEELSKNRIKYIKSLSQKKYRKQEKHYIAEGAKIIEDLILANHPIKIIYAAPEAYDKLLNLSQRKNITLVETSIKSIEKASHLTTPSNAIALMAIEPDVFSIDMLHNKITIALDNIQDPGNLGTIIRIADWFGIDNIICSKDTVDVYNNKVIQSTMGAIARVKVYYDDLHHIIDQATQNNINIFGTFLDGKNIYSEELPKQGIVVMGNEGKGISESIESLVTNKITIPSFRQEKGSESLNVAMATSIICSEFMRR
- a CDS encoding BamA/TamA family outer membrane protein encodes the protein MVLDLKRIYKYLLLLGFAFIVACNPTKYVPADQYLLNKVDIKLDTKGVGKKELRPYLRQEPNVRILGFLRFHLGLYNLSPKKKKESFWTRIGEAPVVYSRAKTERSREEMLKHLRNLGYYHASIRDSVTKKKNMVDVTYFVKLGAPYLISSFDVEVKDTTVVEVLDKIDPNKLVKKGDKFDVNKLDVFRKDIKKEAQKQGFYKFDEDEIYYTADTLGRKTSVGLTMVVQPKRVLVNDTIVLEPNRKYKIRQYKIFAQFDPKRLILSSEPLVFDTVKIDNYVFLYDRTLRVNPKLIIRANHIDDSEFYSSFNVDRTYSQLTQLKLYRAMNIQFIDTKKESEDGYPLLDCVMQLTPNTEQSYSFELEGTNTSGNLGVGSNLAYQHKNLFTGGERIDVKFSGAIERQRYGTQDTIKLFNTLEGGVDGKFTIPKFWFPFNSDNWFNYSTPQTQFVMSYNYQQRPDYTRTIVRSGFGYRWKSSQFSSHEVNPLDLYLVRMFALDPDFVESIENLTIRSSYTDHSIFAFSYSYTYNTQNMRKRSDYWYLFTKVETSGNLLQLINTSLNKEKTDFESNPVPQYTFFDTPYAQYFKFNVDLRRGQVIDKYNTLVFRSYLGIAVPYGNSVQVPFERKYYAGGANDIRGWGARTLGPGSYKANPTDYPNQVGDIKIEANVEYRFNMIGVLEGALFFDAGNIWSIDDNRVGAEFDFKRFYKEFAVSTGVGARLNFDYAIIRGDLGIKLRDPSEPEGQRWIPTNRKFKSTDFVFSIAIGYPF
- the fbaA gene encoding class II fructose-bisphosphate aldolase, whose product is MSANLFQEIKPGVVTGDDLTKLFDICKANNFALPAVNVVGTDSVNAVIESAKVANSPVIVQLSNGGAAFFAGKGLKLEGQQAQILGGIAAAHHVHTVAEAYGVRVVLHTDHAAKKLLPWIDGLLDASEKHFAATGAPLYSSHMLDLSEEPLEENVAICKEYLTRMSKMGMTLEIELGITGGEEDGVDNSDIDNSLLYTQPEEVCYAYEQLMEVSPNFTIAASFGNVHGVYKPGNVVLKPSILGDSQKYIQEKLGTSEKPVNFVFHGGSGSTLEEIREAIGYGVIKMNIDTDTQWATWDGIRVFEAANHDYLQGQIGNPEGDDKPNKKYYDPRVWLRKGQESLIARLQVAYSDLNGLDKN